From Argopecten irradians isolate NY chromosome 3, Ai_NY, whole genome shotgun sequence:
accGGCTTCAGACCATCGGCACatggttgtgtaacataaaaaatgaattaatattttctcgctaagacataaacaaattgatcttttaagagaattTTTTTAGGAAGTACATAAAATcctgtgtattgaattttgactaggcctatttaaggtttgacattatgtgcttgaacgttttaggaaatacgccgcgcagcggaaaattttctagaatgaagtacgaaaaatgtgcaggaggacccttttttctttcaaataaacatttctagaaaatttcagtcggcgaaaatgggggggggggggggggggcaaaaagacatgtttgcccctccgtcctggggaacggggggggggggcagttgtCCCCCCtgcccacccccccaccccccccgcttcctacgacGCCCCTGATATCCCTGTCAACATGGATGAACCAGTTTCCGTAATATTAGTTTTCTTATTCTTCAActaaattattgatataaaattacaaattacaaatcaagttcaatttctttcatttctttGATATATTGAAAAGGATCATGTTATTTTGTCGTCGCGCTGagaaaattacattattttcattttctatttatgataactaaTTTAGCTCGTCTCTCTACTGACGTCACTCGTGAACTTTACGATGAACCGTGTGATGCACTCATCGCACTACTTACTGAAGGaccaaaataatgttttgtttgaaaatcaaattaatcaCGCTTTTCATAATGATATCTCAGAATTgtttaaaaactgaaaaatcGGGAAAATAAAAGCCAAAGTCAAAAAGCAGTTTAAATCAAAAGGTTGATGCAATAAGCAACCTTACTAAAGTGTAATTAGTCTCTCGTGCTTCGTAGCAGACCTTTGTTATTTGGAGTCAACACATCTGGTACATCTCTATCATAATTACGTCCCTACTGATTACTGTTTTCATAAATTACACAGTACCGGTACTGCATGTCACATCACTGGATCCCTGTGACTCTGTTGTTACAGTACCGGTACTGCATGTCACATCACTGGATCCTTGTGACTCTGTTGTTACAGTACCGGTACTGCATGTCACATCACTGGATCCCAGTGACTCTGTTGTTACAGTACCGGTACTGCATGTCACATCACTGGATCCCTGTGACCCTGTTGTTACAGTACCGGTACTGCATGTCACATCACTGGATCCCCGTGACCCTGCTGTTACAGTACCGGTACTGCATGTCACATCACTGGATCCCAGTGACTCTGTTGTTACAGTACCGGTACTACATGTCACATCACTGGATCCCTGTGACCCTGTTGTTACAGTACCGGTACTGCATGTCACATCACTGGATCCTTGTGACTCTGTTGTTACAGTACCGGAACTGTATGTCACATAACTGGATCCTGTGACTCTGCTGTTACAGTACCGGTACTGCATGTCACATCACTGGATCCTTGTGACTCTGTTGTTACAGTACCGGTACT
This genomic window contains:
- the LOC138319696 gene encoding uncharacterized protein; this translates as MQYRYCNSRVTGSSYVTYSSGTVTTESQGSSDVTCSTGTVTTGSQGSSDVTCSTGTVTTESLGSSDVTCSTGTVTAGSRGSSDVTCSTGTVTTGSQGSSDVTCSTGTVTTESLGSSDVTCSTGTVTTESQGSSDVTCSTGTVTTESQGSSDVTCSTGTV